The Betta splendens chromosome 4, fBetSpl5.4, whole genome shotgun sequence genome contains a region encoding:
- the slc12a7b gene encoding solute carrier family 12 member 7 isoform X9 → MALFEEEMDSNPMVSSLLNKLANYTNLTQGAHEHEEADDEEGAKKKAVKSPQMGTFMGVYLPCLQNILGVILFLRLTWIVGTAGILESLVIVGLCCCCTMLTAISMSAIATNGVVPAGGSYYMISRSLGPEFGGAVGLCFYLGTTFAGSMYILGTIEILLTYIWPKAAIFIAEKKEDETEALLNNMRVYGSCCLAMMALVVFVGVKYVNKLALVFLACVILSILAIYAGVIKSIFEPPDFPVCMLGNRTLQNHHFDKCLKTEVVGNETVTTDLWKLFCDGPDLNATCNEYFTNNNVTEIQGIPGLTSGVITDNMWSQYGPLGMLVEGKKLSSSGGSDSSQDAYMPYVINDIMTFFTLLVGIYFPSVTGIMAGSNRSGDLRDAQKSIPIGTILAIATTSTIYITCVVLFGACIDSVLLRDKFGDSVKGNLVIGTLSWPSPWVIVIGSFFSCCGAGLQSLTGAPRLLQAIARDGIVPFLQVFGHGKANGEPTWALLLTAGICEIGILIASLDSVAPILSMFFLMCYLFVNLACAVQTLLRTPNWRPRFKYYHWALSFLGMSLCLALMFISSWYYAIVAMVIAGCIYKYIEYRGAEKEWGDGIRGLSLNAARYALIRLEEAPPHTKNWRPQLLVLLNVDSDQAVKHPRLLSFCTQLKAGKGLTIVANVLEGTYLTKEAEAKKAEQNIKASMSAERTKGFCHVVVSSNLRDGVSHLIQSAGLGGMKHNTVLMAWPGTWKQSNDPQSWRTFIETVRETTAAHQALLVAKNVDSFPTNQERLGEGTIDVWWVVHDGGLLMLLPFLLRQHKVWRKCKMRIFTVAQMDDNSIQMKKDLQMFLYHLRLDAEVEVVEMHDNDISAFTYEKTLVMEQRSQMLKQMHLSRTEREREIQSITDESRSSIRRKNQGASESANLSRQSSPMEDTQEDEAQLIHDRNTASHASVNDKADAGPERVHMTWTKEKLFTERSRNREGAASVAVRDLFNMKPEWESLNQSNVRRMHTAVKLNEVVVNKSQGAHLVLLNMPGPPRNRGGDENYMEFLEVLLEGLNRVLLVRGGGREVITIYS, encoded by the exons ATGGCTCTCTTTGAG gaggagatggacagcAACCCCATGGTGTCGTCGCTCCTCAATAAGCTGGCCAACTACACCAACCTCACGCAGGGAGCCCACGAGCACGAGGAGGCCGACGACGAGGAGGGCGCCAAGAAGAAGGCCGTCAAG AGCCCACAGATGGGGACCTTCATGGGCGTCTACCTCCCCTGCCTCCAGAACATCCTGGGCGTCATCCTGTTCCTGCGTCTGACCTGGATCGTGGGCACCGCCGGCATCTTGGAGTCGCTGGTCATCGTgggcctctgctgctgttgt ACCATGCTGACGGCCATCTCCATGAGCGCCATCGCTACCAACGGCGTTGTGCCAG CTGGAGGCTCCTACTACATGATCTCCAGATCTCTGGGTCCCGAGTTCGGTGGCGCTGTGGGTCTTTGTTTCTACCTGGGCACCACGTTCGCTGGCTCCATGTACATTCTGGGAACTATAGAGATTCTGCTG ACGTACATTTGGCCCAAGGCTGCCATCTTTAtagcagagaagaaggaggatgagacggaggcCCTGCTCAACAACATGCGCGTTTACGGCTCGTGCTGCCTGGCCATGATGGCCTTGGTCGTCTTCGTGGGGGTCAAGTATGTCAACAAGTTGGCCCTGGTCTTCCTGGCCTGCGTCATCCTGTCCATCCTCGCCATCTACGCCGGAGTCATCAAGAGCATCTTCGAGCCTCCTGACTTTCC AGTCTGCATGTTGGGAAATCGCACTCTGCAGAACCACCACTTTGACAAGTGTCTGAAAACGGAGGTCGTAGGCAACGAGACCGTCACCACCGACCTGTGGAAGCTGTTCTGTGACGGGCCGGACCTGAACGCCACCTGCAACGAGTACTTCACCAACAACAACGTGACAGAGATTCAGGGCATCCCGGGTTTGACCAGCGGAGTCATTACAG ACAACATGTGGTCCCAGTACGGGCCTCTGGGTATGTTGGTAGAGGGCAAGAAGCTGTCATCGTCTGGGGGAAGCGACTCATCCCAGGACGCCTACATGCCGTATGTCATCAACGACATCATGACCTTCTTCACGCTGCTGGTCGGCATCTACTTCCCATCAGTCACCG GCATCATGGCTGGTTCCAACCGGTCCGGTGACCTGCGCGATGCCCAGAAGTCCATCCCCATCGGGACCATCCTGGCCAtcgccaccacctccaccatct ACATCACCTGCGTGGTGCTGTTCGGTGCCTGCATTGACAGCGTTTTGCTTCGAGACAA GTTTGGCGACTCTGTCAAAGGGAACCTGGTCATAGGCACGCTGTCCTGGCCCTCGCCCTGGGTCATCGTGATCGGatccttcttctcctgctgcggAGCCGGCCTGCAGAGCTTGACCGGCGCCccgcgcctgctgcaggccATCGCCCGGGACGGCATCGTGCCCTTCCTACAG GTGTTTGGTCACGGCAAGGCTAACGGGGAACCCACCTGGGCCCTGCTGCTGACGGCCGGCATCTGTGAGATCGGCATCCTCATTGCCTCGCTGGACTCCGTGGCCCCTATTCTCTCCAT GTTCTTCCTCATGTGTTACCTGTTTGTGAACCTTGCCTGTGCTGTTCAGACGCTGCTGCGGACTCCCAACTGGAGACCACGCTTCAAATACTATCACTG GGCTCTGTCCTTCCTGGGGATGAGCCTGTGCCTCGCTCTCATGTTCATCTCCTCCTGGTATTACGCCATCGTTGCCATGGTCATCGCTGGTTGCATCTACAAGTACATAGAGTACAGAGG ggcaGAGAAGGAGTGGGGCGACGGCATCCGCGGCCTGTCTCTCAACGCCGCCCGCTACGCTCTGATTCGCCTGGAAGAGGCTCCACCGCACACCAAGAACTGGAG gcctcagctgctggtgctgctcaacGTGGACTCAGACCAGGCCGTCAAACACCCTCGTCTTCTGTCCTTCTGCACGCAGCTGAAGGCAGGGAAAGGCCTGACCATAGTGGCCAATGTTTTAGAGGGAACGTACCTCACCAAGGAGGCAGAAGCCAAGAAGGCTGAGCAG AACATCAAGGCCTCCATGTCAGCGGAGCGCACCAAAGGCTTCTGTCACGTCGTGGTGTCGTCCAACCTCCGAGACGGCGTCTCCCACCTCATTCAGTCTGCGGGGCTGGGTGGCATGAAGCACAACACGGTCCTGATGGCCTGGCCCGGCACCTGGAAGCAGTCCAACGACCCGCAGTCATGGAGGACCTTCATTG AGACGGTGCGGGAGACGACGGCGGCCCACCAGGCCCTGCTGGTGGCCAAGAACGTGGACAGCTTCCCCACCAACCAGGAGCGCCTGGGCGAGGGCACCATCGACGTGTGGTGGGTGGTCCATGACGGAggcctgctgatgctgctgcccttCCTGCTGCGGCAGCACAAG GTGTGGCGGAAGTGTAAGATGCGCATCTTCACGGTGGCGCAGATGGACGATAACAGCATCCAAATGAAGAAAGAcctgcagatgttcctgtaccaCCTGCGACTGGacgctgaggtggaggtggtggagatg CACGATAACGACATCTCAGCTTTCACCTATGAGAAGACGCTTGTGATGGAGCAGAGGTCTCAGATGCTGAAGCAGATGCACCTGTCCAGGActgagagggagcgagag ATTCAGAGTATCACTGATGAGTCCCGTAGCTCGATCCGAAGGAAGAACCAAGGTGCTTCCGAAAGCGCCAACCTCAGCCGTCAGTCCTCGCCGATGGAGGACACGCAGGAGGACGAG GCCCAGCTCATCCATGACAGGAACACGGCCTCTCACGCCTCCGTGAACGACAAGGCCGACGCCGGGCCCGAGCGGGTTCACATGACGTGGACCAAAGAGAAGCTCTTCACGGAGCGCAGCCGGAACCGGGAGGGCGCGGCCAGCGTGGCCGTGCGCGACCTCTTCAACATGAAACC AGAGTGGGAGAGTCT GAACCAGTCGAATGTCCGCCGGATGCACACGGCCGTCAAGCTGAACGAGGTGGTGGTCAACAAGTCCCAGGGCGCTCACCTGGTTCTGCTCAACATGCCTGGACCGCCGAGGAACCGAGGCGGCGACGAGAACT ACATGGAGTTCCTGGAGGTTCTCCTCGAGGGCCTGAACCGGGTGCTGCTGGTGCGGGGCGGCGGCCGTGAAGTCATCACCATCTACTCCTAG
- the slc12a7b gene encoding solute carrier family 12 member 7 isoform X3, with the protein MGERFVVVPVDGAEGEGTAGFESSQPGPKAAVPILNYNREPNKYGDGVPKENSPFINNTENDKGNSYDGTNMALFEEEMDSNPMVSSLLNKLANYTNLTQGAHEHEEADDEEGAKKKAVKSPQMGTFMGVYLPCLQNILGVILFLRLTWIVGTAGILESLVIVGLCCCCTMLTAISMSAIATNGVVPAGGSYYMISRSLGPEFGGAVGLCFYLGTTFAGSMYILGTIEILLTYIWPKAAIFIAEKKEDETEALLNNMRVYGSCCLAMMALVVFVGVKYVNKLALVFLACVILSILAIYAGVIKSIFEPPDFPVCMLGNRTLQNHHFDKCLKTEVVGNETVTTDLWKLFCDGPDLNATCNEYFTNNNVTEIQGIPGLTSGVITDNMWSQYGPLGMLVEGKKLSSSGGSDSSQDAYMPYVINDIMTFFTLLVGIYFPSVTGIMAGSNRSGDLRDAQKSIPIGTILAIATTSTIYITCVVLFGACIDSVLLRDKFGDSVKGNLVIGTLSWPSPWVIVIGSFFSCCGAGLQSLTGAPRLLQAIARDGIVPFLQVFGHGKANGEPTWALLLTAGICEIGILIASLDSVAPILSMFFLMCYLFVNLACAVQTLLRTPNWRPRFKYYHWALSFLGMSLCLALMFISSWYYAIVAMVIAGCIYKYIEYRGAEKEWGDGIRGLSLNAARYALIRLEEAPPHTKNWRPQLLVLLNVDSDQAVKHPRLLSFCTQLKAGKGLTIVANVLEGTYLTKEAEAKKAEQNIKASMSAERTKGFCHVVVSSNLRDGVSHLIQSAGLGGMKHNTVLMAWPGTWKQSNDPQSWRTFIETVRETTAAHQALLVAKNVDSFPTNQERLGEGTIDVWWVVHDGGLLMLLPFLLRQHKVWRKCKMRIFTVAQMDDNSIQMKKDLQMFLYHLRLDAEVEVVEMHDNDISAFTYEKTLVMEQRSQMLKQMHLSRTEREREAQLIHDRNTASHASVNDKADAGPERVHMTWTKEKLFTERSRNREGAASVAVRDLFNMKPEWESLNQSNVRRMHTAVKLNEVVVNKSQGAHLVLLNMPGPPRNRGGDENYMEFLEVLLEGLNRVLLVRGGGREVITIYS; encoded by the exons GTGATGGCGTCCCGAAGGAGAACAGTCCCTTCATCAACAACACTGAAAACGACAAGGGCAACAGCTATGATGGCACAAACATGGCTCTCTTTGAG gaggagatggacagcAACCCCATGGTGTCGTCGCTCCTCAATAAGCTGGCCAACTACACCAACCTCACGCAGGGAGCCCACGAGCACGAGGAGGCCGACGACGAGGAGGGCGCCAAGAAGAAGGCCGTCAAG AGCCCACAGATGGGGACCTTCATGGGCGTCTACCTCCCCTGCCTCCAGAACATCCTGGGCGTCATCCTGTTCCTGCGTCTGACCTGGATCGTGGGCACCGCCGGCATCTTGGAGTCGCTGGTCATCGTgggcctctgctgctgttgt ACCATGCTGACGGCCATCTCCATGAGCGCCATCGCTACCAACGGCGTTGTGCCAG CTGGAGGCTCCTACTACATGATCTCCAGATCTCTGGGTCCCGAGTTCGGTGGCGCTGTGGGTCTTTGTTTCTACCTGGGCACCACGTTCGCTGGCTCCATGTACATTCTGGGAACTATAGAGATTCTGCTG ACGTACATTTGGCCCAAGGCTGCCATCTTTAtagcagagaagaaggaggatgagacggaggcCCTGCTCAACAACATGCGCGTTTACGGCTCGTGCTGCCTGGCCATGATGGCCTTGGTCGTCTTCGTGGGGGTCAAGTATGTCAACAAGTTGGCCCTGGTCTTCCTGGCCTGCGTCATCCTGTCCATCCTCGCCATCTACGCCGGAGTCATCAAGAGCATCTTCGAGCCTCCTGACTTTCC AGTCTGCATGTTGGGAAATCGCACTCTGCAGAACCACCACTTTGACAAGTGTCTGAAAACGGAGGTCGTAGGCAACGAGACCGTCACCACCGACCTGTGGAAGCTGTTCTGTGACGGGCCGGACCTGAACGCCACCTGCAACGAGTACTTCACCAACAACAACGTGACAGAGATTCAGGGCATCCCGGGTTTGACCAGCGGAGTCATTACAG ACAACATGTGGTCCCAGTACGGGCCTCTGGGTATGTTGGTAGAGGGCAAGAAGCTGTCATCGTCTGGGGGAAGCGACTCATCCCAGGACGCCTACATGCCGTATGTCATCAACGACATCATGACCTTCTTCACGCTGCTGGTCGGCATCTACTTCCCATCAGTCACCG GCATCATGGCTGGTTCCAACCGGTCCGGTGACCTGCGCGATGCCCAGAAGTCCATCCCCATCGGGACCATCCTGGCCAtcgccaccacctccaccatct ACATCACCTGCGTGGTGCTGTTCGGTGCCTGCATTGACAGCGTTTTGCTTCGAGACAA GTTTGGCGACTCTGTCAAAGGGAACCTGGTCATAGGCACGCTGTCCTGGCCCTCGCCCTGGGTCATCGTGATCGGatccttcttctcctgctgcggAGCCGGCCTGCAGAGCTTGACCGGCGCCccgcgcctgctgcaggccATCGCCCGGGACGGCATCGTGCCCTTCCTACAG GTGTTTGGTCACGGCAAGGCTAACGGGGAACCCACCTGGGCCCTGCTGCTGACGGCCGGCATCTGTGAGATCGGCATCCTCATTGCCTCGCTGGACTCCGTGGCCCCTATTCTCTCCAT GTTCTTCCTCATGTGTTACCTGTTTGTGAACCTTGCCTGTGCTGTTCAGACGCTGCTGCGGACTCCCAACTGGAGACCACGCTTCAAATACTATCACTG GGCTCTGTCCTTCCTGGGGATGAGCCTGTGCCTCGCTCTCATGTTCATCTCCTCCTGGTATTACGCCATCGTTGCCATGGTCATCGCTGGTTGCATCTACAAGTACATAGAGTACAGAGG ggcaGAGAAGGAGTGGGGCGACGGCATCCGCGGCCTGTCTCTCAACGCCGCCCGCTACGCTCTGATTCGCCTGGAAGAGGCTCCACCGCACACCAAGAACTGGAG gcctcagctgctggtgctgctcaacGTGGACTCAGACCAGGCCGTCAAACACCCTCGTCTTCTGTCCTTCTGCACGCAGCTGAAGGCAGGGAAAGGCCTGACCATAGTGGCCAATGTTTTAGAGGGAACGTACCTCACCAAGGAGGCAGAAGCCAAGAAGGCTGAGCAG AACATCAAGGCCTCCATGTCAGCGGAGCGCACCAAAGGCTTCTGTCACGTCGTGGTGTCGTCCAACCTCCGAGACGGCGTCTCCCACCTCATTCAGTCTGCGGGGCTGGGTGGCATGAAGCACAACACGGTCCTGATGGCCTGGCCCGGCACCTGGAAGCAGTCCAACGACCCGCAGTCATGGAGGACCTTCATTG AGACGGTGCGGGAGACGACGGCGGCCCACCAGGCCCTGCTGGTGGCCAAGAACGTGGACAGCTTCCCCACCAACCAGGAGCGCCTGGGCGAGGGCACCATCGACGTGTGGTGGGTGGTCCATGACGGAggcctgctgatgctgctgcccttCCTGCTGCGGCAGCACAAG GTGTGGCGGAAGTGTAAGATGCGCATCTTCACGGTGGCGCAGATGGACGATAACAGCATCCAAATGAAGAAAGAcctgcagatgttcctgtaccaCCTGCGACTGGacgctgaggtggaggtggtggagatg CACGATAACGACATCTCAGCTTTCACCTATGAGAAGACGCTTGTGATGGAGCAGAGGTCTCAGATGCTGAAGCAGATGCACCTGTCCAGGActgagagggagcgagag GCCCAGCTCATCCATGACAGGAACACGGCCTCTCACGCCTCCGTGAACGACAAGGCCGACGCCGGGCCCGAGCGGGTTCACATGACGTGGACCAAAGAGAAGCTCTTCACGGAGCGCAGCCGGAACCGGGAGGGCGCGGCCAGCGTGGCCGTGCGCGACCTCTTCAACATGAAACC AGAGTGGGAGAGTCT GAACCAGTCGAATGTCCGCCGGATGCACACGGCCGTCAAGCTGAACGAGGTGGTGGTCAACAAGTCCCAGGGCGCTCACCTGGTTCTGCTCAACATGCCTGGACCGCCGAGGAACCGAGGCGGCGACGAGAACT ACATGGAGTTCCTGGAGGTTCTCCTCGAGGGCCTGAACCGGGTGCTGCTGGTGCGGGGCGGCGGCCGTGAAGTCATCACCATCTACTCCTAG
- the slc12a7b gene encoding solute carrier family 12 member 7 isoform X6 has protein sequence MEHRGGSRRKGDGVPKENSPFINNTENDKGNSYDGTNMALFEEEMDSNPMVSSLLNKLANYTNLTQGAHEHEEADDEEGAKKKAVKSPQMGTFMGVYLPCLQNILGVILFLRLTWIVGTAGILESLVIVGLCCCCTMLTAISMSAIATNGVVPAGGSYYMISRSLGPEFGGAVGLCFYLGTTFAGSMYILGTIEILLTYIWPKAAIFIAEKKEDETEALLNNMRVYGSCCLAMMALVVFVGVKYVNKLALVFLACVILSILAIYAGVIKSIFEPPDFPVCMLGNRTLQNHHFDKCLKTEVVGNETVTTDLWKLFCDGPDLNATCNEYFTNNNVTEIQGIPGLTSGVITDNMWSQYGPLGMLVEGKKLSSSGGSDSSQDAYMPYVINDIMTFFTLLVGIYFPSVTGIMAGSNRSGDLRDAQKSIPIGTILAIATTSTIYITCVVLFGACIDSVLLRDKFGDSVKGNLVIGTLSWPSPWVIVIGSFFSCCGAGLQSLTGAPRLLQAIARDGIVPFLQVFGHGKANGEPTWALLLTAGICEIGILIASLDSVAPILSMFFLMCYLFVNLACAVQTLLRTPNWRPRFKYYHWALSFLGMSLCLALMFISSWYYAIVAMVIAGCIYKYIEYRGAEKEWGDGIRGLSLNAARYALIRLEEAPPHTKNWRPQLLVLLNVDSDQAVKHPRLLSFCTQLKAGKGLTIVANVLEGTYLTKEAEAKKAEQNIKASMSAERTKGFCHVVVSSNLRDGVSHLIQSAGLGGMKHNTVLMAWPGTWKQSNDPQSWRTFIETVRETTAAHQALLVAKNVDSFPTNQERLGEGTIDVWWVVHDGGLLMLLPFLLRQHKVWRKCKMRIFTVAQMDDNSIQMKKDLQMFLYHLRLDAEVEVVEMHDNDISAFTYEKTLVMEQRSQMLKQMHLSRTEREREIQSITDESRSSIRRKNQGASESANLSRQSSPMEDTQEDEAQLIHDRNTASHASVNDKADAGPERVHMTWTKEKLFTERSRNREGAASVAVRDLFNMKPEWESLNQSNVRRMHTAVKLNEVVVNKSQGAHLVLLNMPGPPRNRGGDENYMEFLEVLLEGLNRVLLVRGGGREVITIYS, from the exons GTGATGGCGTCCCGAAGGAGAACAGTCCCTTCATCAACAACACTGAAAACGACAAGGGCAACAGCTATGATGGCACAAACATGGCTCTCTTTGAG gaggagatggacagcAACCCCATGGTGTCGTCGCTCCTCAATAAGCTGGCCAACTACACCAACCTCACGCAGGGAGCCCACGAGCACGAGGAGGCCGACGACGAGGAGGGCGCCAAGAAGAAGGCCGTCAAG AGCCCACAGATGGGGACCTTCATGGGCGTCTACCTCCCCTGCCTCCAGAACATCCTGGGCGTCATCCTGTTCCTGCGTCTGACCTGGATCGTGGGCACCGCCGGCATCTTGGAGTCGCTGGTCATCGTgggcctctgctgctgttgt ACCATGCTGACGGCCATCTCCATGAGCGCCATCGCTACCAACGGCGTTGTGCCAG CTGGAGGCTCCTACTACATGATCTCCAGATCTCTGGGTCCCGAGTTCGGTGGCGCTGTGGGTCTTTGTTTCTACCTGGGCACCACGTTCGCTGGCTCCATGTACATTCTGGGAACTATAGAGATTCTGCTG ACGTACATTTGGCCCAAGGCTGCCATCTTTAtagcagagaagaaggaggatgagacggaggcCCTGCTCAACAACATGCGCGTTTACGGCTCGTGCTGCCTGGCCATGATGGCCTTGGTCGTCTTCGTGGGGGTCAAGTATGTCAACAAGTTGGCCCTGGTCTTCCTGGCCTGCGTCATCCTGTCCATCCTCGCCATCTACGCCGGAGTCATCAAGAGCATCTTCGAGCCTCCTGACTTTCC AGTCTGCATGTTGGGAAATCGCACTCTGCAGAACCACCACTTTGACAAGTGTCTGAAAACGGAGGTCGTAGGCAACGAGACCGTCACCACCGACCTGTGGAAGCTGTTCTGTGACGGGCCGGACCTGAACGCCACCTGCAACGAGTACTTCACCAACAACAACGTGACAGAGATTCAGGGCATCCCGGGTTTGACCAGCGGAGTCATTACAG ACAACATGTGGTCCCAGTACGGGCCTCTGGGTATGTTGGTAGAGGGCAAGAAGCTGTCATCGTCTGGGGGAAGCGACTCATCCCAGGACGCCTACATGCCGTATGTCATCAACGACATCATGACCTTCTTCACGCTGCTGGTCGGCATCTACTTCCCATCAGTCACCG GCATCATGGCTGGTTCCAACCGGTCCGGTGACCTGCGCGATGCCCAGAAGTCCATCCCCATCGGGACCATCCTGGCCAtcgccaccacctccaccatct ACATCACCTGCGTGGTGCTGTTCGGTGCCTGCATTGACAGCGTTTTGCTTCGAGACAA GTTTGGCGACTCTGTCAAAGGGAACCTGGTCATAGGCACGCTGTCCTGGCCCTCGCCCTGGGTCATCGTGATCGGatccttcttctcctgctgcggAGCCGGCCTGCAGAGCTTGACCGGCGCCccgcgcctgctgcaggccATCGCCCGGGACGGCATCGTGCCCTTCCTACAG GTGTTTGGTCACGGCAAGGCTAACGGGGAACCCACCTGGGCCCTGCTGCTGACGGCCGGCATCTGTGAGATCGGCATCCTCATTGCCTCGCTGGACTCCGTGGCCCCTATTCTCTCCAT GTTCTTCCTCATGTGTTACCTGTTTGTGAACCTTGCCTGTGCTGTTCAGACGCTGCTGCGGACTCCCAACTGGAGACCACGCTTCAAATACTATCACTG GGCTCTGTCCTTCCTGGGGATGAGCCTGTGCCTCGCTCTCATGTTCATCTCCTCCTGGTATTACGCCATCGTTGCCATGGTCATCGCTGGTTGCATCTACAAGTACATAGAGTACAGAGG ggcaGAGAAGGAGTGGGGCGACGGCATCCGCGGCCTGTCTCTCAACGCCGCCCGCTACGCTCTGATTCGCCTGGAAGAGGCTCCACCGCACACCAAGAACTGGAG gcctcagctgctggtgctgctcaacGTGGACTCAGACCAGGCCGTCAAACACCCTCGTCTTCTGTCCTTCTGCACGCAGCTGAAGGCAGGGAAAGGCCTGACCATAGTGGCCAATGTTTTAGAGGGAACGTACCTCACCAAGGAGGCAGAAGCCAAGAAGGCTGAGCAG AACATCAAGGCCTCCATGTCAGCGGAGCGCACCAAAGGCTTCTGTCACGTCGTGGTGTCGTCCAACCTCCGAGACGGCGTCTCCCACCTCATTCAGTCTGCGGGGCTGGGTGGCATGAAGCACAACACGGTCCTGATGGCCTGGCCCGGCACCTGGAAGCAGTCCAACGACCCGCAGTCATGGAGGACCTTCATTG AGACGGTGCGGGAGACGACGGCGGCCCACCAGGCCCTGCTGGTGGCCAAGAACGTGGACAGCTTCCCCACCAACCAGGAGCGCCTGGGCGAGGGCACCATCGACGTGTGGTGGGTGGTCCATGACGGAggcctgctgatgctgctgcccttCCTGCTGCGGCAGCACAAG GTGTGGCGGAAGTGTAAGATGCGCATCTTCACGGTGGCGCAGATGGACGATAACAGCATCCAAATGAAGAAAGAcctgcagatgttcctgtaccaCCTGCGACTGGacgctgaggtggaggtggtggagatg CACGATAACGACATCTCAGCTTTCACCTATGAGAAGACGCTTGTGATGGAGCAGAGGTCTCAGATGCTGAAGCAGATGCACCTGTCCAGGActgagagggagcgagag ATTCAGAGTATCACTGATGAGTCCCGTAGCTCGATCCGAAGGAAGAACCAAGGTGCTTCCGAAAGCGCCAACCTCAGCCGTCAGTCCTCGCCGATGGAGGACACGCAGGAGGACGAG GCCCAGCTCATCCATGACAGGAACACGGCCTCTCACGCCTCCGTGAACGACAAGGCCGACGCCGGGCCCGAGCGGGTTCACATGACGTGGACCAAAGAGAAGCTCTTCACGGAGCGCAGCCGGAACCGGGAGGGCGCGGCCAGCGTGGCCGTGCGCGACCTCTTCAACATGAAACC AGAGTGGGAGAGTCT GAACCAGTCGAATGTCCGCCGGATGCACACGGCCGTCAAGCTGAACGAGGTGGTGGTCAACAAGTCCCAGGGCGCTCACCTGGTTCTGCTCAACATGCCTGGACCGCCGAGGAACCGAGGCGGCGACGAGAACT ACATGGAGTTCCTGGAGGTTCTCCTCGAGGGCCTGAACCGGGTGCTGCTGGTGCGGGGCGGCGGCCGTGAAGTCATCACCATCTACTCCTAG